AGCGCATCGAGGTGGTGGTGCCTGACGACCAGTTGTCGCTGGCCATCGGCCGCCGCGGCCAGAATGTGCGTCTCGCCAGCCAGCTGACCGGCTGGGCGATCGACATCCTGACCGAGCAGGAAGAGAGCGAGCGGCGACAGAAGGAATTCAACGAGCGCACAGAGCTGTTCATGAACGCGCTCAACGTCGACGAAGTGGTCGGCCAGTTGCTGGCCACCGAAGGCTTCTCGACGGTCGAGGAGCTCACGCTTGTCGAGCGCGACGAGATCGCAGGCATCGAGGGCTTCGACGAGGAGACCGCCGAGGAAATCCAGGCGCGCGCCCAGGACTATCTCGATGCCAAGGAGCGGGAACTCGACGAGGAGCGGATCAAGCTCGGCGTCGACGATGCCCTGCGCGACGTGCCCGGCGTCACCACGGCCATGATGGTGGCCCTCGGCAAGGACGGCGTGAAGACGGTGGAAGATCTCGCAGGCTGCGCCACCGACGATCTCGTCGGCTGGACCGAGCGCAAGAACGGCGAGACCATCCGCAACAAGGGCAGCCTTTCCGATCTCGACATCAGCCGCACCGATGCAGAGGCGATCGTCATGGCGGCGCGCGTTGCCGCCGGCTGGATCGAGCCGCCGGCCGAGGAAGAGGCCGTCGTCGAGGAAGAGGTCGCCGAAGAGGCGCAATGAAATCAACGACGGAGGTCGCTTCCGGCGACCTCCCAAACGGAAAGAGGACGATGGCACCGAGGTCAGAGACGGCGGAACGCAGTTGCATCGTGACACGCGTCGCGCAGCCGCCCGAGGGCCTTGTCCGTTTCGTCTGCGGGCCGGGCGGCGTGGTGGTGCCGGATGTGCGCGGCAACCTGCCGGGTCGTGGCGTCTGGGTGACCTGCCGCCGCGACGTGGTTGCCGAAGCGGTGCGCAAGAGGGCGTTTTCGCGTGGTCTCAAGGAAGAGGCCAAGACCGACGACGAACTTCCGGAGCTGGTCGAGACACTGCTTCTCAGGGCGGCGCTGTCGGCGCTGTCCATGGCACGCAAGGCTGGCCTCGTGGTCACTGGCTTCGGTCAGGTAACCGATGCGGTCGGCAAGGGTGGTACCGTCGCCGTGGTGCACGCCCGCGAGGCGGCCGACGACGGCCGCCGCAAGATCGGACAGGCGATACGGCGGCGCTTCCGCGCTGCCGGCGCCGATGAAGATGCGAGTGAAACGCCCGGAAATGCGGCATTATGGCAACAACCGCCGCTTTCCGGCCCAAAGGTTATCGCCGGAATCTTCGCCTCGAGCGAAATGGATTTGGCATTGGGCGGCGCAAATGTGATACATGCTGCTCTGCTCGCCGGTGGGGCGAGCACCAGCTTCCTGAAATGCGCTGCAGCGCT
Above is a window of Pleomorphomonas sp. T1.2MG-36 DNA encoding:
- a CDS encoding RNA-binding protein is translated as MAPRSETAERSCIVTRVAQPPEGLVRFVCGPGGVVVPDVRGNLPGRGVWVTCRRDVVAEAVRKRAFSRGLKEEAKTDDELPELVETLLLRAALSALSMARKAGLVVTGFGQVTDAVGKGGTVAVVHAREAADDGRRKIGQAIRRRFRAAGADEDASETPGNAALWQQPPLSGPKVIAGIFASSEMDLALGGANVIHAALLAGGASTSFLKCAAALARYRGEAPDTDWTANLS